In one Cervus elaphus chromosome 9, mCerEla1.1, whole genome shotgun sequence genomic region, the following are encoded:
- the LOC122699858 gene encoding olfactory receptor-like protein OLF4, whose translation MEPRNITGVSQFLLMGFSEETELQPLIFGLFLSMYLITVFGNLLIILAVSSDPHLHTPMYFFLSNLSFVDICFTSTTIPKMLVNIQTENKVITYEGCIIQMHFFTLFIGLDIFLLTVMAYDRFVAICRPLHYMVIMNPHLCGVLVLVSWIMSALHSLLESLMVLRLSFCTDLHIPHFFCELNQMIQLACSDVYLNKVVIYTVAVLLGGAPFAGILYTYSKIVSSIHRISSAQGKYKAFSTCASHLYMVSLFYCTGIGVYLSSAASHSSHSSATASVMYTVVTPMLNPFIYSLRNNELKRSLKILFGKKTIKEPIVLGLKKCPQQ comes from the coding sequence ATGGAACCAAGGAACATAACAGGAGTTTCACAATTTCTTCTTATGGGATTTTCAGAAGAAACAGAATTGCAGCCCCTCATCTTTGGGCTTTTTCTCTCCATGTACCTGATCACTGTATTTggaaacctgctcatcatcctggcTGTCAGCTCAgacccccacctccacacccccatgtacttcttcctctccaacctgtccTTTGTAGACATTTGCttcacctccaccaccatcccaAAGATGCTGGTGAATATACAGACAGAGAACAAAGTTATAACTTATGAAGGCTGCATTATCCAGATGCATTTTTTCACACTCTTTATAGGATTGGACATCTTCCTCCTGaccgtgatggcctatgaccgatTCGTGGCCATCTGCCGTCCCCTGCACTACATGGTCATCATGAACCCCCATCTCTGTGGAGTGCTGGTGCTGGTATCCTGGATCATGAGTGCGCTGCATTCCTTGTTAGAAAGCTTAATGGTGTTGCGACTGTCCTTCTGTACTGACTTGCATATCCCtcactttttctgtgaactcAATCAGATGATCCAGCTTGCCTGTTCTGACGTGTATCTCAATAAAGTAGTGATATATACTGTAGCTGTGCTACTGGGAGGTGCTCCTTTTGCTGGTATCCTTTACACTTACTCTAAGATAGTTTCCTCCATACATAGAATCTCATCAGCTCAGGGGAAGTATAAGGCATTTTCCACCTGTGCATCTCACCTCTATATGGTCTCCTTATTTTATTGTACTGGCATAGGAGTGTACCTTAGCTCTGCTGCTTCCCACAGCTCGCACTCAAGTGCAACAGCCTCAGTGATGTACACCGTGGTCACACCCATGCTGAACCCTTTCATCTATAGTCTGAGAAATAACGAGTTAAAGAGGAGTCTGAAaatactctttggaaagaaaactatCAAAGAGCCTATTGTCCTAGGGCTTAAGAAGTGCCCACAACAGTAG